A single Arcanobacterium canis DNA region contains:
- a CDS encoding CAF17-like 4Fe-4S cluster assembly/insertion protein YgfZ has product MSAVIDEVTGVPAHYGSPFAEQRQLRAGHAYTDLGHLDVLTVSGADRLTWLTNLSTRDFSKLNAGEASEMLILDPNGHIQEAASVQLTEDEVWLITDAGRGESLAAFLNSMRFMLRVEVTERTDVTVFGTGMPASALPADVTEKALLVWEDPWPRTAVGGADYGISDASHPAADSHRTLVVVPASDGDEVRSAFRQAGLSPAGLLAWEANRVVDRRPRIGAEGIIDRVLPHELDWLRTAIHLNKGCYRGQETVAKIVNLGRPPRRLTYLYLEGPQTDLPEPGTEVVSERGRKVGVLTSVVRDVDEGPVALALLKRSTPVDELLSVGAYTASQEVIVSPEGKSSVSPASRPGAEFRGRK; this is encoded by the coding sequence GTGAGTGCTGTCATTGACGAGGTGACAGGAGTGCCTGCTCACTACGGTTCCCCCTTCGCTGAACAGCGCCAGTTGCGTGCCGGACATGCCTATACCGATCTGGGCCACCTCGACGTCCTGACGGTGTCAGGTGCAGATCGTCTGACTTGGCTAACGAATCTGTCCACTCGCGACTTTTCGAAGCTCAATGCCGGTGAAGCGTCCGAAATGTTGATCCTCGATCCCAATGGACATATCCAAGAAGCGGCGAGTGTGCAACTTACTGAGGACGAGGTTTGGCTCATCACCGATGCTGGCCGGGGTGAATCGCTCGCCGCATTCCTCAATTCGATGCGCTTTATGTTGCGTGTGGAGGTGACCGAGCGAACAGACGTTACGGTGTTCGGCACAGGAATGCCGGCGTCGGCGCTACCAGCTGATGTGACAGAAAAAGCGCTGCTCGTGTGGGAAGATCCCTGGCCGCGCACCGCCGTCGGCGGCGCAGACTACGGAATTTCAGATGCGAGCCACCCAGCTGCTGATTCGCACCGTACGCTCGTTGTCGTCCCCGCGTCGGACGGCGACGAAGTCCGCTCGGCCTTTAGGCAAGCAGGTCTCAGCCCAGCAGGATTGCTTGCGTGGGAGGCGAATCGCGTCGTCGATCGTCGGCCTCGAATAGGTGCCGAGGGCATCATTGATCGCGTGTTGCCTCACGAGCTCGATTGGCTGCGCACAGCGATCCACCTCAATAAAGGGTGCTATCGCGGGCAAGAGACAGTGGCGAAGATCGTCAATCTGGGGCGCCCACCGCGCCGCTTGACGTACCTCTACCTTGAAGGGCCGCAGACAGACCTGCCCGAACCGGGAACAGAAGTTGTCAGTGAGCGCGGCCGCAAAGTTGGCGTGTTGACCTCCGTCGTTCGCGACGTCGATGAAGGCCCAGTTGCATTGGCGTTACTCAAGCGCTCGACGCCGGTGGACGAACTTTTGTCGGTAGGAGCATACACGGCATCGCAGGAGGTCATCGTCTCCCCCGAGGGGAAGAGTTCGGTGTCGCCAGCATCCCGTCCGGGAGCTGAATTCCGGGGGCGCAAGTGA
- the dtd gene encoding D-aminoacyl-tRNA deacylase yields MRAVIQRVKRAKVTVYRDDEPNIGDVTGDISSGLMVLIGVSPQDGQEQIDKAARKIAQLKVLRGDESDDPAKRVSAQDSGAPVLLVSQFTLYADVRKGTKPGWSHAAPGPVAEPIFDRVVEAVRGYGIDVFTGKFGAMMDVELVNDGPFTILVEV; encoded by the coding sequence ATGAGGGCAGTCATCCAGCGCGTCAAGCGCGCCAAAGTTACCGTTTATCGTGATGACGAGCCAAATATTGGTGATGTTACTGGCGATATCAGCTCCGGATTGATGGTGTTGATCGGGGTCTCGCCGCAGGATGGGCAGGAACAGATCGACAAAGCTGCGCGCAAGATCGCCCAGCTCAAGGTGTTGCGTGGAGATGAGAGTGACGATCCTGCCAAGCGTGTGAGTGCGCAAGACTCTGGCGCGCCGGTATTGTTGGTTTCTCAGTTCACTCTCTATGCCGATGTGCGCAAGGGAACGAAGCCGGGATGGTCTCATGCTGCGCCTGGGCCGGTAGCGGAACCAATTTTTGATCGTGTGGTGGAAGCAGTGCGCGGCTATGGAATCGACGTTTTCACCGGAAAATTTGGCGCAATGATGGATGTGGAACTCGTTAACGACGGTCCGTTCACTATCCTCGTCGAGGTGTAG
- a CDS encoding FABP family protein, giving the protein MFNLHPTLAPETYPFAWMVDRWVGGGVLEYDNIDAAAYVHELTIENTDGGPYLRFESRIWLAAEPAGIVDKEESGSSTYAKLTKERLWSVTTGYLRVNPNVDKRADGSSAIEAMVASPAGNTQLWVGLINGPRLQMVTDAVARSASGAEFTSAKLMAGNVASDLFYAYDMEAFGAELRPYLAGRLSHTNATDVVLSGDDVRGQDEDAQ; this is encoded by the coding sequence ATGTTTAATCTTCACCCCACTCTTGCACCTGAAACCTACCCCTTCGCCTGGATGGTGGATCGCTGGGTTGGCGGCGGTGTCCTGGAATACGACAACATCGACGCCGCGGCATACGTCCATGAGCTGACGATCGAGAATACCGACGGCGGCCCGTACTTGCGTTTTGAATCTCGAATCTGGCTTGCGGCTGAGCCGGCTGGAATCGTTGACAAGGAAGAAAGTGGTTCCAGCACATATGCCAAGCTCACCAAGGAGCGCTTGTGGTCAGTGACCACCGGGTATCTTCGTGTGAATCCGAACGTTGACAAGCGTGCCGACGGGTCGAGTGCAATTGAAGCAATGGTGGCGTCTCCTGCCGGTAATACGCAATTGTGGGTTGGTCTCATTAACGGTCCCCGCCTTCAGATGGTCACCGACGCCGTCGCTCGAAGCGCGTCGGGAGCGGAGTTTACTTCCGCGAAACTGATGGCTGGCAATGTTGCCTCCGACCTCTTCTACGCCTACGACATGGAAGCATTCGGGGCCGAACTTCGCCCCTACCTTGCCGGGCGTCTGTCGCATACGAATGCTACCGATGTCGTCCTTTCAGGCGACGACGTGCGTGGCCAAGATGAGGACGCCCAGTGA